A single genomic interval of Pyrus communis chromosome 5, drPyrComm1.1, whole genome shotgun sequence harbors:
- the LOC137734851 gene encoding probable E3 ubiquitin-protein ligase RHB1A: protein MGGCCCSCRKAHLHGAPVYIYCPPVLEEQESLRSHDVTASAISAGLLVHWDLETSIPDTYRPPPPPLPYDMVFGCSRPTDSARETISCSSFDTSATCGDLGESDCKVQESSLDISPKKLELSKSNEPHVLEKEDEDVCPICLEEFETENPKFITKCEHHYHLSCILEWMERSDSCPICDQEVISPTKKVKEE from the exons ATGGGAGGTTGTTGCTGTTCTTGCAGAAAAGCTCATCTGCATGGGGCACCTGTATATATCTAT TGTCCTCCGGTTTTGGAAGAGCAAGAGTCCTTAAGATCTCATGATGTCACAGCCTCCGCAATCAGTGCAGGACTCCTGGTTCATTGGGATCTGGAAACATCAATACCAGACACTTACAGACCCCCTCCTCCACCTTTGCCATATGATATGGTCTTTGGATGTTCACGACCAACAGATTCTGCCAGGGAAACAATTAGTTGCAGTAGTTTTGATACTTCAGCAACTTGTGGAGATCTTGGGGAATCAGACTGCAAAGTTCAAGAAAGTTCTTTGGATATCTCACCGAAGAAGTTAGaactttcaaaatcaaatgaacCTCATGTTTTAGAAAAAGAAGACGAAGATGTTTGTCCCATTTGTCTCGAAG AGTTTGAAACAGAGAATCCAAAGTTTATCACAAAATGCGAACACCACTATCACCTCTCGTGTATCCTTGAGTGGATGGAAAGAAGTGATTCCTGTCCTATATGTGATCAG GAAGTCATTTCACCAACGAAGAAGGTAAAAGAGGAGTAA